Proteins from one Parasteatoda tepidariorum isolate YZ-2023 chromosome 4, CAS_Ptep_4.0, whole genome shotgun sequence genomic window:
- the LOC107443921 gene encoding glucose dehydrogenase [FAD, quinone] isoform X2, giving the protein MFDLARESSYPTPLAHSAFLPLMLMSLASQKNSPSPTRTPNSIRSEYDYIIVGAGSAGSTVAARLSELPCVTVLLLEAGRDPPLLNDIPAYGLNFWFSDIDWAYKTVPQKYAATNLKNRQIVWPSGKGLGGSSLLNSEIVVRGNKQNYNDWAAQGAKGWSYSEVLHYFKKLENETDPIYLANGYHGKDGPVTIETIPYNPKLKMKVLEGVEEMGYEILDSNAARQTGFYISQGNLRNGQRCSTAKAYLVPAENRPNLDILPNAFVHKVNIKNGQAVGVTFDVNGTIHKVAAKKEVIMSAGTVNSAQLLMLSGIGPKEELKKHGIPLVADLPVGKNLQDHCSALNLYTLDSSITPFPELISNNRSFQQYINNRTGPLSSLEGLVATAFLNNGYIRPKFDNPNYQLYITAADAKSLKQLGLTDEAYRQTYQPYEGRSVYLCDSEVLQPKSRGTVTLQSADPHKPPLIDPNYFAVSEDLEDIVEGIKTCQRLSETQAMKSIGAKPLDTVYPGCEKFQKYSDDYYRCHARSAQLTQSHEVGTAKMGHPNDPTTVVDPELRVKGIKGLRVVDASIMPIVPSGNTNIPTIMIAEKASDIIKGSIHCQN; this is encoded by the exons ATGTTCGACCTAGCGAGGGAAAGCTCTTATCCCACACCCCTTGCTCACTCGGCCTTTCTTCCACTCATGCTCATGTCTCTAGCCTCTCAAAAGAATTCGCCATCTCCAACTCGAACTCCGAATTCCATTCGTTCGGAATACGATTACATCATAg TTGGTGCTGGATCTGCGGGTTCCACAGTCGCTGCCCGTCTTTCTGAATTACCATGCGTAACCGTATTACTGTTGGAAGCTGGTAGAGATCCACCGCTTTTAAATGATATTCCAGCATATGGGTTGAATTTCTGGTTTTCAGATATTGACTGGGCATATAAGACTGTTCCACAAAAATATGCTGCAACTAATCTAAAAAATAGG cAAATAGTGTGGCCAAGCGGAAAAGGACTGGGAGGATCAAGTTTGTTGAATAGTGAAATTGTGGTTCGAGGAAATAAACAGAACTATAATGATTGGGCTGCTCAAGGTGCAAAAGGCTGGAGCTATAGCGAAGTgcttcattatttcaaaaagttggAAAATGAAACAGATCCAATATATCTGGcaaatg GATACCATGGTAAAGATGGTCCAGTAACGATAGAAACTATCCCTTACAATccaaaactgaaaatgaaagtACTCGAAGGTGTTGAAGAAATGGGATATGAGATACTTGATTCCAATGCTGCTCGACAAACAG gatTTTACATTTCTCAAGGAAATCTGAGAAATGGACAAAGATGCAGTACAGCTAAAGCTTATTTGGTACCGGCAGAAAATCGACCAAATTTGGACATTCTGCCAAATGCTTTTGTTCATAAG GTCAACATTAAAAACGGACAAGCTGTTGGAGTAACATTCGATGTGAATGGAACAATACATAAAGTAGCAGCGAAAAAAGAAGTCATAATGTCTGCCGGAACTGTCAACTCGGCTCAGCTACTCATGCTTTCAGGCATTGGTCCAAAGGAGGAACTTAAGAAGCACGGC ATTCCCCTTGTGGCTGATTTGCCTGttggaaaaaatttgcaagaCCATTGCTCTGCTTTAAATCTCTATACACTGGATTCTAGCATCACACCTTTTCCAGAATTGATTTCCAATAATAGAAGCTttcaacaatatataaataacagaaCAG GACCGCTCTCATCCCTTGAAGGCCTCGTTGCcactgcatttttaaataatggttaTATACGTCCAAAATTTGATAATCCAAACTATCAGCTTTATATAACTGCAGCCGatgcaaaaagtttaaaacagcTTGGTCTTACGGATGAA gctTACAGACAAACCTACCAACCCTACGAAGGCAGATCGGTTTATCTTTGTGATTCGGAAGTTCTACAACCAAAAAGCCGTGGTACGGTAACGTTACAGTCAGCAGATCCCCATAAACCTCCTTTAATTGATCCAAACTATTTTGCTGTATCGGAAGATTTGGAGGATATAGTTGAAG GTATAAAAACTTGTCAAAGGCTTTCCGAAACTCAAGCAATGAAATCTATTGGAGCTAAGCCTCTTGACACTGTGTATCCTGGCTgtgagaaatttcaaaaatatagtgaTGATTATTACCGTTGTCATGCAAGATCAGCACAACTAACACAAAGTCATGAAGTGGGGACAGCAAAAATGGGTCACCCAAATGACCCAACGACAGTGGTTGATCCAGAGTTAAG ggtAAAGGGAATAAAGGGCTTGAGAGTTGTAGATGCATCAATCATGCCGATTGTACCTTCAGGAAATACTAACATTCCAACTATTATGATTGCCGAGAAAGCTTCTGATATAATTAAAGGAAGTATTCATTGCCAAAACTAA
- the LOC107443921 gene encoding glucose dehydrogenase [FAD, quinone] isoform X1, producing MFDLARESSYPTPLAHSAFLPLMLMSLASQKNSPSPTRTPNSIRSEYDYIIVGAGSAGSTVAARLSELPCVTVLLLEAGRDPPLLNDIPAYGLNFWFSDIDWAYKTVPQKYAATNLKNRQIVWPSGKGLGGSSLLNSEIVVRGNKQNYNDWAAQGAKGWSYSEVLHYFKKLENETDPIYLANGYHGKDGPVTIETIPYNPKLKMKVLEGVEEMGYEILDSNAARQTGFYISQGNLRNGQRCSTAKAYLVPAENRPNLDILPNAFVHKVNIKNGQAVGVTFDVNGTIHKVAAKKEVIMSAGTVNSAQLLMLSGIGPKEELKKHGIPLVADLPVGKNLQDHCSALNLYTLDSSIPPFPELISSNRSFQQYINNRTGPLSSLEGLVATAFLNNGYIRPKFDNPNYQLYITAADAKSLKQLGLTDEAYRQTYQPYEGRSVYLCDSEVLQPKSRGTVTLQSADPHKPPLIDPNYFAVSEDLEDIVEGIKTCQRLSETQAMKSIGAKPLDTVYPGCEKFQKYSDDYYRCHARSAQLTQSHEVGTAKMGHPNDPTTVVDPELRVKGIKGLRVVDASIMPIVPSGNTNIPTIMIAEKASDIIKGSIHCQN from the exons ATGTTCGACCTAGCGAGGGAAAGCTCTTATCCCACACCCCTTGCTCACTCGGCCTTTCTTCCACTCATGCTCATGTCTCTAGCCTCTCAAAAGAATTCGCCATCTCCAACTCGAACTCCGAATTCCATTCGTTCGGAATACGATTACATCATAg TTGGTGCTGGATCTGCGGGTTCCACAGTCGCTGCCCGTCTTTCTGAATTACCATGCGTAACCGTATTACTGTTGGAAGCTGGTAGAGATCCACCGCTTTTAAATGATATTCCAGCATATGGGTTGAATTTCTGGTTTTCAGATATTGACTGGGCATATAAGACTGTTCCACAAAAATATGCTGCAACTAATCTAAAAAATAGG cAAATAGTGTGGCCAAGCGGAAAAGGACTGGGAGGATCAAGTTTGTTGAATAGTGAAATTGTGGTTCGAGGAAATAAACAGAACTATAATGATTGGGCTGCTCAAGGTGCAAAAGGCTGGAGCTATAGCGAAGTgcttcattatttcaaaaagttggAAAATGAAACAGATCCAATATATCTGGcaaatg GATACCATGGTAAAGATGGTCCAGTAACGATAGAAACTATCCCTTACAATccaaaactgaaaatgaaagtACTCGAAGGTGTTGAAGAAATGGGATATGAGATACTTGATTCCAATGCTGCTCGACAAACAG gatTTTACATTTCTCAAGGAAATCTGAGAAATGGACAAAGATGCAGTACAGCTAAAGCTTATTTGGTACCGGCAGAAAATCGACCAAATTTGGACATTCTGCCAAATGCTTTTGTTCATAAG GTCAACATTAAAAACGGACAAGCTGTTGGAGTAACATTCGATGTGAATGGAACAATACATAAAGTAGCAGCGAAAAAAGAAGTCATAATGTCTGCCGGAACTGTCAACTCGGCTCAGCTACTCATGCTTTCAGGCATTGGTCCAAAGGAGGAACTTAAGAAGCACGGC ATTCCTCTTGTGGCTGATTTGCCTGttggaaaaaatttgcaagaCCATTGCTCTGCTTTAAATCTCTATACACTGGATTCTAGCATCCCTCCTTTTCCAGAATTGATTTCCAGTAATAGAAGCTttcaacaatatataaataacagaaCAG GACCGCTCTCATCCCTTGAAGGCCTCGTTGCcactgcatttttaaataatggttaTATACGTCCAAAATTTGATAATCCAAACTATCAGCTTTATATAACTGCAGCCGatgcaaaaagtttaaaacagcTTGGTCTTACGGATGAA gctTACAGACAAACCTACCAACCCTACGAAGGCAGATCGGTTTATCTTTGTGATTCGGAAGTTCTACAACCAAAAAGCCGTGGTACGGTAACGTTACAGTCAGCAGATCCCCATAAACCTCCTTTAATTGATCCAAACTATTTTGCTGTATCGGAAGATTTGGAGGATATAGTTGAAG GTATAAAAACTTGTCAAAGGCTTTCCGAAACTCAAGCAATGAAATCTATTGGAGCTAAGCCTCTTGACACTGTGTATCCTGGCTgtgagaaatttcaaaaatatagtgaTGATTATTACCGTTGTCATGCAAGATCAGCACAACTAACACAAAGTCATGAAGTGGGGACAGCAAAAATGGGTCACCCAAATGACCCAACGACAGTGGTTGATCCAGAGTTAAG ggtAAAGGGAATAAAGGGCTTGAGAGTTGTAGATGCATCAATCATGCCGATTGTACCTTCAGGAAATACTAACATTCCAACTATTATGATTGCCGAGAAAGCTTCTGATATAATTAAAGGAAGTATTCATTGCCAAAACTAA
- the LOC107443921 gene encoding glucose dehydrogenase [FAD, quinone] isoform X3: MFDLARESSYPTPLAHSAFLPLMLMSLASQKNSPSPTRTPNSIRSEYDYIIGYHGKDGPVTIETIPYNPKLKMKVLEGVEEMGYEILDSNAARQTGFYISQGNLRNGQRCSTAKAYLVPAENRPNLDILPNAFVHKVNIKNGQAVGVTFDVNGTIHKVAAKKEVIMSAGTVNSAQLLMLSGIGPKEELKKHGIPLVADLPVGKNLQDHCSALNLYTLDSSIPPFPELISSNRSFQQYINNRTGPLSSLEGLVATAFLNNGYIRPKFDNPNYQLYITAADAKSLKQLGLTDEAYRQTYQPYEGRSVYLCDSEVLQPKSRGTVTLQSADPHKPPLIDPNYFAVSEDLEDIVEGIKTCQRLSETQAMKSIGAKPLDTVYPGCEKFQKYSDDYYRCHARSAQLTQSHEVGTAKMGHPNDPTTVVDPELRVKGIKGLRVVDASIMPIVPSGNTNIPTIMIAEKASDIIKGSIHCQN; this comes from the exons ATGTTCGACCTAGCGAGGGAAAGCTCTTATCCCACACCCCTTGCTCACTCGGCCTTTCTTCCACTCATGCTCATGTCTCTAGCCTCTCAAAAGAATTCGCCATCTCCAACTCGAACTCCGAATTCCATTCGTTCGGAATACGATTACATCATAg GATACCATGGTAAAGATGGTCCAGTAACGATAGAAACTATCCCTTACAATccaaaactgaaaatgaaagtACTCGAAGGTGTTGAAGAAATGGGATATGAGATACTTGATTCCAATGCTGCTCGACAAACAG gatTTTACATTTCTCAAGGAAATCTGAGAAATGGACAAAGATGCAGTACAGCTAAAGCTTATTTGGTACCGGCAGAAAATCGACCAAATTTGGACATTCTGCCAAATGCTTTTGTTCATAAG GTCAACATTAAAAACGGACAAGCTGTTGGAGTAACATTCGATGTGAATGGAACAATACATAAAGTAGCAGCGAAAAAAGAAGTCATAATGTCTGCCGGAACTGTCAACTCGGCTCAGCTACTCATGCTTTCAGGCATTGGTCCAAAGGAGGAACTTAAGAAGCACGGC ATTCCTCTTGTGGCTGATTTGCCTGttggaaaaaatttgcaagaCCATTGCTCTGCTTTAAATCTCTATACACTGGATTCTAGCATCCCTCCTTTTCCAGAATTGATTTCCAGTAATAGAAGCTttcaacaatatataaataacagaaCAG GACCGCTCTCATCCCTTGAAGGCCTCGTTGCcactgcatttttaaataatggttaTATACGTCCAAAATTTGATAATCCAAACTATCAGCTTTATATAACTGCAGCCGatgcaaaaagtttaaaacagcTTGGTCTTACGGATGAA gctTACAGACAAACCTACCAACCCTACGAAGGCAGATCGGTTTATCTTTGTGATTCGGAAGTTCTACAACCAAAAAGCCGTGGTACGGTAACGTTACAGTCAGCAGATCCCCATAAACCTCCTTTAATTGATCCAAACTATTTTGCTGTATCGGAAGATTTGGAGGATATAGTTGAAG GTATAAAAACTTGTCAAAGGCTTTCCGAAACTCAAGCAATGAAATCTATTGGAGCTAAGCCTCTTGACACTGTGTATCCTGGCTgtgagaaatttcaaaaatatagtgaTGATTATTACCGTTGTCATGCAAGATCAGCACAACTAACACAAAGTCATGAAGTGGGGACAGCAAAAATGGGTCACCCAAATGACCCAACGACAGTGGTTGATCCAGAGTTAAG ggtAAAGGGAATAAAGGGCTTGAGAGTTGTAGATGCATCAATCATGCCGATTGTACCTTCAGGAAATACTAACATTCCAACTATTATGATTGCCGAGAAAGCTTCTGATATAATTAAAGGAAGTATTCATTGCCAAAACTAA